The Gopherus flavomarginatus isolate rGopFla2 chromosome 18, rGopFla2.mat.asm, whole genome shotgun sequence genome segment cccagccctgttggtgcccctcactcctgacctgcagccctgggctcccccacccctcagccctgacagtgtccctcactcccgatccacagcccctgctagcccagccccgcccccccagcctctcactccagacctgcagccccccaggcCTAGGCTCCCCAacctcagccctgacccacagccctctacTGTTCCTGCAGGCTGCTTCCGCTGCGCTTTGTGAAGATCTCGGTGCACGACGGCGAGATGCTGCAGCTGCGGCTGAAGCTGGCCAGCGGCCGCTCGTTCTAcctgcagctctgcccccaggGCGATGCCCACTACGAGCTCTTCGACATGTGGGTGCAGATCATCAACCTCCTCCGGCCGCCCGCGGAGGGGAGCCACGGGGGACAGGCCCTGCCCGGAGACCCTGGGGCTTTCGGGGAACCCCTGCTCCAAGGCATCAGCCAGGACACCACTGGGGTGAGGCACCACCAGCTGCTCCTCTCCAGGcagggggctagtggttagagcagggggggggggctggaagccCGGACGCCTGGTTTCTATCcctggcgctgggaggggaggggggtctggtgGGGTAGAGTGGCtgagggggagccaggactcctgggttctctgcctggcgctgggaggggagaggggggctgggagccaggactcctatgTTCTCTAGCTATAACCCATTCCGTTGTCCTCCCCAGAGCCTGGAGTCCCTGGCCCCTGAGGAAGAGGCCCCGGATGCCTTGAGCATCCGCAGTCTCCGGACTCCCAGCCCCTCTCGGGATGACCCAGGGAGCTCACACAGCCGCACaccccccagcctcagcccctcaCTGCCGCGCAAGCTGCCCAGCGTGGGGAGAGGGTCGCAGCGGGGCGGGTCCACAGGGGAGCGCAGGAGCCAGTCTGAGTCGCCGGAGGGGTCACCGGCCCCCCAGGAGAGGAGTCAGGGGAGCAGTCCCTCAAGCAagaggaaagagtccagcaggtGATGGGGAGGGGACCAGGAAATTGGGATCTGGGGGTGTTGGGGCAATGGAATGTGTCCGGCGTAGAGGTTGAGGGGGGGGAATGAAGGGCCTGGGAGATGGGAGgctaggaggtgggggggggggaaggtgggggtgaTCCCAGCGTCTCATagtctcttttcttttccaggcGGGCGGATCGAGGGGGGGGAGCCAGGCAGAGCAAATCATCGCAGAGCCGGGGTAAGAGCCagacacaggctggggagggtgcCCTCCCAgtgtgccagcccagcccagccctgccccactgcatccCCCAGCTCGTCTTTGCGGCCCGAGCCCAGAGCATCCTGTCTGGCCCTCCCTCTGGGGCCCGGGGGGCCAACTTCCTAACTGCACAAAACCACATGCTCTTGCtccgcccctgccccgccccttctctggagccccgcccccatcactccagccccctccctccgcCGCTCGCTCACTGTCATCGGGCTGGGGCcgggtgtgggctccgggagggacctggcagccacttctggggagcagTGCGGGGCCCTGGCCAGCAGGGAGCCACCAGGGGcccttttcgaccgggtgttCTGGTCGCCCGCATGGGGCCATGTccccccccagcccaacccctggccccCCAAGCCTGATGCCTGCCCCCCTGACCTGACACTGGCTCCCCCAGTCTGATACCCACCCCTCAAGACTGATACCCAGGACCCCCCCCAGCCTGATGCCCAAGCCCCCCCCAGCCCGACGCCTGGCTCCCCAGTCTGACACCCGCCCCCCAGCCCAatgcccagcccggcccccccaGCCCGATGCCTAGGCCCCCCCCAGGCCCCCAACCTGACACTCGCCCCCCCAGCCCGATCCCCAGGccccccctgacccccccagtCTGACACCCGCCCCCAGCCCAatgcccagcccggcccccccaGCCCGATGCCTaggccccccccgacccccccagCCTGACATTCGCCCCCCCGGCCCAatgcccagcccggccccccagCCCGATCCCCCGGCCCCCCCAGCCTGACACTCGCCCCCCCAGCCCGACGCCCaggccccccccggcccccccagccTGACACCCGACCCCCCAGCCCGATGCCCaggcccccccggccccccagcctgACACCCGACCCCCCAGCCCAATGCCTAGGCCCCGCCCCGTCCCCCCCAGCctgacccccgcccccccgcctgaCCCGGCCGGTTCTCTGCCCCCAGGCAGGAAGCCCGGCCGGATCCTGTCGCTGGTGAAGTCTCTGTCCCGCCTCAGCCTGAGTCGGGGCGACGCGcggagccgcccccccccccccaaggacaAGAAGAGGCACTGACGGCTGGCGGGGGAGGAGCCAGTAGAGAAGGGGGCGTGGCGTGGAGAAAGGGGCGGAGCCTCCTGGGGCAGTTGGGGGAGGAGCCTGCCTGAGAGCCCAATAAAGTCTCAGTTACCAGCACCGGGCGTTGtcctgagggggaggggttaCCCCATGGGGCGTGGCCaaatgggggcggggctctggcagcaggcacCCGAGGGGTGTGTCCATGCCATGGGGGCGGGGCCAAGGCCCGGAAGCGGGAGCTCTGAACGTTTCTAGTCTCCTCCCGGTCCTCCGATCATCACTTCCGGTGCGGAGCGGAAGTGGTGCGGAGCGGGGCGGAAGTGAAGTTAGTTAAGGGGGTTGCGGGGCGGAAGTGACGCGAGCGGCGTTCCCGCGCGGCGGGATGCGGCTGCTGAGCTGGAACGTGGCCGGGctccgggccgggccggggcccgCGGGGCTCGGGGCGCTGGGCGGGGACGTGATCTGCCTGCAGGAAACCCGCGTCACGCGTGAGCGGGGTCAGGGGTCACAGGGGCGGAGCCAGGGGAAGGGAGTAGGGCAAGGGTCACAAGGGTGGGGGTCAGGGGTCACAGGGGCGGAGCCAGGGGAAGGGACTAGGGCAAGGGTCACAGGGATAGGGGTCGGGGTCACGGGGAGGAGCTAAGGGAAAGGAGCAGGGGTCAAagggcagggcttggggaaggggtcAAAGGGCAAGGTTCACAGGGCATGGACAGGGAAGTAGTGATGGCAGTGGGGGGGTCAGAGGTCAACAAGCAGGGCCAGCGATGGGGGTCGGGGGCACTGTGCAGAAGGGGGCCAGAGGGTCCCAGCCTGACCCCACGGTGACCCCGTGTCCCCAGGGGACCTGCTGGCGGAGCCATTGGCCATGGTGGACGGCTACAACTCCTACTTCAGCTTCTGCCGCACCCGGAGCGGCTACTCAGGTAACGGGGGAGGGcttgggacccaggcgtccgggctcccagcccctccccgagCCGCGGCTAGcaccggactcctgggttctctctcgcTCTTTCTCCCCACAACCAGGTGTGGCGACCTTCTGTAAGGACAGTGCCACCCCGCTGGCGGCGGAGGAGGGGCTCTCCGGGCTCCTGGCCCAGCCCGGGGAGGGTGGCGCCGTGGGGTGTTATGGAGACCTAGGGGCCTTCACACCGCAGGAGCTGAAGGCGCTGGACAGTGAGGGGCGCGCGGTGATCACCCACCACCGCATACGGTGAGGGGCGCCTTGGGGCCGTGTCCCCGAGGATTGTGGGGTGAGGAGCTGTGGGCCCACAGAGTGCTGGGTTGGGGAGGGCAAGGAGCCAGGTGTGGGGAGATTGTTGTTGGCAAGGGCTAGGGGGTGGGACGCAGATGCCAGCCTAACACACTCCCAATGTGTTTTCtgccttctccccccccacaggACATCGGCACAGCAGGAGACCACCCTGACAGTGATCAATGTGTACTGCCCACGGGCCGACCCCCAGCGCCCCGAGCGCGCTGCCTACCAGGCATCCTTCTACCAGCTGCTGCAGGGCCGGGCCGAGGCGCTGCTAAGAGACGGGGGGTAtgtaccctgccccccccccccgcaatcccTGGCACCCCGGGCCAAGGTACTGCTGAGAGATCATATCCCCCTCAGTCTCCTCTGACCCTATCAACCCAAACCCAAGCACCTCTTGAAGCCAGAGGGTCCAGGTTGCCCCCCCATCTCACTGTGGACCACGCCCCCGCACTCAGGTCTTGTCTCTCCTCGGAGCGCCTCCTAGGACTAGAGACCTCCCCTCCAACTGAGGTGCTGCCTCCCCCCATCCTCTCATTGCCTGGGCTCatcatttgcagatgacaccaaactgggagggattgcaactgctttggaggacagggtcaaaattcaaaatgatctggacaaattggagaaatggtctgaggtaacaggatgaagtttaacaaagacaaatgcaaagtgctccacttaggaaggaacaatcagtgtcacacacacagaatgggaagagactgtctaggaaggatgacggcagaaagggatctgggggttatagtggaccacaagctaaatatgagtcaacagtgtgatgctgttgcaaaaaaagcaaacgtgattctgggatgcattaacaggtgtgttgtgagcaaaagtcattcttccactctgctccatgctggtcaggcctcaactggagtgttgtgtccagttctgggcaccgcacgtCAAGAAAgacatggagaaattggagagggtccagagaagagtgacaggaatgattaaaggtcttgagaacatgacctatgcaggaagctgagagaactgggtttgtttagtttggaaaagagaaaacagacAGGGGACATGACGGCAGTTCTCAGGTATCTGAAGGTGTcgtaaggaggagggagaaaacttgttcaccttcgcctctaagcaatgggcttaaactgcagcaagggaggtttaggttggacattaggaaaaagttcctaactgtcagggtagttaaacgctggaatagattgcctagggaagttgtggaatctccatctctggagatatttaagagtaggttagataaatgtctatcagggatggtctagacagtatttggtcctgccatgagggcaggggaccggACTCAACGACCTCTGACTCCCCAGCCCCATTTTTTGTCTTCCAGCCACGTTGTGATCTTGGGGGACATCAACACGTCGCATCGGCCCATCGACCACTGTGAGCCAGGGGACCTGGTTAGTGCCCAGGGGGGTCCCCCTCTAATCTGGGGGGAAtggggagccgggactcctgggttctcgcctcagctctgggagggctgaAGAGGTTGTTTGTTCTTTCATAGCTTTACACtgactctccccctctccctcccccaggaggCGTTCCAGGAGCACCCAGGCCGGCGCTGGCTGGACGGGTTCCTGTGGGCGCCAGATGGGCCCCCCGGGCAGGGGCTCTTCGTCGACACCttccgcctcctgcaccccagccagcCCTACGCCTTCACCTGCTGGCGCATTGACACAGGCGCCCGTCTCACCAACCACGGCACGCGGCTAGACTACGTCCTGGCCGACCGGGCCCTGGCGCTGGCCGAGCTGCGAGATGCCCGAATCCTGCCTGAGGTGCCTGGCTCTGACCACTGCCCTGTGCTGGCCGAGCTGGCAGCCACCTTCCTGCCAGCGCCCCGCTGCCCCCCCCTCTGCACCCGCCACATGCCCGAATTCGCCGGCACCCAGCAGAAGCTCAGCCGCTTCCTGGTCAGGGTGGAGCcaggagcaggggctgcgggAGTCCACAGGACAtgtcggggggaaggggtgggaccgGGGTGCTCCGCACGGAGGGGTAGACGCCTGCCCAGGGGACAAGGGGACCTTCTGAAGTATTTCAGAGCCGCACAGGGCCAGCTGGGGACAGGCATGGGCCAGAATGGACAAGAGTTAGACCAGAATGCCTCAGGGCACGGGACACAGGAACTGGCCCAGGATGCGCTGGGGCAGAGAGGACAAGAGGCAGCCCACAGTGCACCAGGGCAGGGCAGACAATTGGAGCTGACAATGGGGCAGGCAGTGGTGCTGTGTGGCCCCACTCTCCCACCCTGTTGCCCAGGCCACAGGGAGCCCTGCGCCCTGCGAACTGTCCGCAAACCCGGCCCCAACCGTGGGCGGCGTTTCTACGTCTgtgcccggcccccagggcgCCGCAGTGACCCCCGTGCCCGCTGCGACTTCTTCCGCTGGGCTGGCAAGGGGCGCTCATGagccaggggctggagcagctcttcTGGGGCTTCACTCCCCAGCCCCATAGGAAAGGTGCAGGGCATTGTGGGTCTGTTCTCCCACCTCACCCTTCAATTCTTTTTGTAACTCAGGTTTTTCTTGttgggagtattgacctgggagagtctggagggggtttcagtttggagctggctaggGAtgtgtgttccccaagggtcagtcctaggaccaatcctgatGATACTAAAGTGATTGGGCAACGAAATgaaagatgttaggaatcattaaaaaggggatagaggataagactgagaatatactaTAACTCCATGGGACGCCCGCATCTTAAGGGggcggggatatgatagaggtctgtattTACTtagtcccataatacaagaacatggggccaccaaatgaaatgaaaatgaatgggcagcagatttaaaataagtcaaaggaagttcttcacacctTACATTGAACAATAGTCAACACTAGAAccttagactcaggactcacagttcgATACAGATATCTCATAATATtactgatcttctgttaatgttttgccattagcacccttgtttatgcctattGTTTCTGTGCCGCTCACCTGTCTCTTCCCTGGTGTCTTCCTAGGGACTatgttaccttttaacagattGGTAAATTTCTTCCCCAAGCTAGAAagctaga includes the following:
- the LOC127036433 gene encoding Golgi associated RAB2 interactor protein 6-like, whose protein sequence is MHQEFVLPYYTADCDQERGLMNTAMGPLQRQLRAGEYEVFQYAPIFESDFIQISKRGEVVDVHNRVRVVTVGVACTSPALLVPNVLLLARPVVPSEESRGRRGPPAKALELTRLLPLRFVKISVHDGEMLQLRLKLASGRSFYLQLCPQGDAHYELFDMWVQIINLLRPPAEGSHGGQALPGDPGAFGEPLLQGISQDTTGSLESLAPEEEAPDALSIRSLRTPSPSRDDPGSSHSRTPPSLSPSLPRKLPSVGRGSQRGGSTGERRSQSESPEGSPAPQERSQGSSPSSKRKESSRRADRGGGARQSKSSQSRGRKPGRILSLVKSLSRLSLSRGDARSRPPPPKDKKRH
- the APEX2 gene encoding DNA-(apurinic or apyrimidinic site) endonuclease 2 — encoded protein: MRLLSWNVAGLRAGPGPAGLGALGGDVICLQETRVTRDLLAEPLAMVDGYNSYFSFCRTRSGYSGVATFCKDSATPLAAEEGLSGLLAQPGEGGAVGCYGDLGAFTPQELKALDSEGRAVITHHRIRTSAQQETTLTVINVYCPRADPQRPERAAYQASFYQLLQGRAEALLRDGGHVVILGDINTSHRPIDHCEPGDLEAFQEHPGRRWLDGFLWAPDGPPGQGLFVDTFRLLHPSQPYAFTCWRIDTGARLTNHGTRLDYVLADRALALAELRDARILPEVPGSDHCPVLAELAATFLPAPRCPPLCTRHMPEFAGTQQKLSRFLVRVEPGAGAAGVHRTCRGEGVGPGCSARRGRRLPRGQGDLLKYFRAAQGQLGTGMGQNGQELDQNASGHGTQELAQDALGQRGQEAAHSAPGQGRQLELTMGQAVVLCGPTLPPCCPGHREPCALRTVRKPGPNRGRRFYVCARPPGRRSDPRARCDFFRWAGKGRS